In a single window of the Tigriopus californicus strain San Diego chromosome 2, Tcal_SD_v2.1, whole genome shotgun sequence genome:
- the LOC131877057 gene encoding methylated-DNA--protein-cysteine methyltransferase-like yields the protein MKVTNLECDLSEVIISSPIGNYKILACPQGLHQVGQTDDVDNNNFLALGQAIVQFVEGSKTDNPHLLTAFAWMTEYFSNNRDISDKVQVCPQVIGESEESRSFRQKVWMSLKLKVGLGETVSYAQLAALAGSAGASRAVGSAMANNPIGLIIPCHRVVKSDGSYGNYAKSTKNDVKTWLLTHEQSHADKL from the coding sequence ATGAAAGTGACAAATCTGGAATGCGATCTATCTGAAGTGATCATTTCAAGTCCCATTGGGAATTACAAAATCTTGGCTTGCCCTCAAGGCTTGCATCAAGTCGGTCAGACCGATGATGTGGATAACAACAACTTTTTAGCCTTAGGTCAAGCTATCGTCCAATTCGTGGAGGGTTCGAAAACTGACAACCCCCATCTTTTGACAGCATTTGCATGGATGACCGAGTATTTCAGTAACAATCGAGATATTAGTGACAAGGTACAAGTTTGCCCCCAAGTCATAGGAGAGTCAGAGGAATCCCGGTCGTTTCGTCAAAAGGTCTGGATGTCCCTTAAACTGAAAGTTGGCCTGGGTGAAACCGTTAGCTATGCTCAACTAGCGGCATTGGCGGGTAGTGCGGGCGCTTCTCGGGCCGTGGGATCAGCCATGGCTAATAACCCAATTGGTCTGATCATCCCATGTCATCGGGTAGTCAAGTCTGACGGATCATATGGGAATTACGCGAAATCCACCAAGAATGATGTCAAAACTTGGCTGCTAACGCATGAGCAATCGCATGCTGATAAATTGTAA
- the LOC131877048 gene encoding organic solute transporter alpha-like protein: MSGIGVLSVNESHCADSQSYPTLGEYQLGLGSWAIFLYTFSGIAAIILSSEFCLSAWQFEKSVSKNLLFDTLFVNSVYFVVSLLTLSSIVLPKASSFSWALYKIYLGLAMVKFTAIILKLYNDDPKHFVHTITTNSRNITVESKSQEPEDEFINMRSPPCCFCLFCPTNVRLTSGKMELIRLAIYQMPYVQALCMYLVISLNLSGYLQYDDESKNPGVVYFQIIETISFVIALWGIFLFLSITNKYQMGNNKHFRKKALLFRLLLVLINVQGVVIDILAALNIIRCNENMSRIAMAAMIKDSCAVFEVFILGNLNFLLNMVDFPFEILESWSKGVHQVLYDKEAAK, translated from the coding sequence atGTCTGGAATCGGAGTGTTGTCTGTGAATGAATCTCATTGTGCTGATTCCCAAAGCTACCCTACTTTGGGGGAGTATCAATTGGGTTTGGGATCATGGGCGATCTTTCTGTATACTTTCTCCGGGATCGCTGCAATCATTCTTTCCAGCGAATTTTGCCTCTCAGCGTGGCAGTTCGAGAAATCCGTGTCCAAAAATCTTTTGTTCGATACACTATTTGTTAACTCGGTGTATTTCGTTGTGTCTCTACTCACCTTGAGCAGTATCGTTCTTCCCAAGGCCAGTTCCTTCTCATGGGCTCTCTACAAGATCTACCTTGGACTGGCTATGGTCAAGTTCACGGCCATCATCTTGAAGTTATACAATGACGATCCGAAGCACTTTGTGCACACAATCACCACCAACTCCCGCAACATTACGGTTGAATCCAAGAGCCAGGAGCCGGAGGATGAGTTCATCAATATGCGATCTCCACCTTGTTGCTTCTGCCTGTTTTGCCCAACCAATGTTAGGTTGACCTCGGGAAAAATGGAACTGATCCGCTTGGCCATATACCAGATGCCCTATGTCCAGGCATTGTGCATGTATCTCGTCATCAGCTTAAATTTGTCCGGATACTTACAATATGATGACGAGAGCAAAAATCCGGGGGTGGTCTActttcaaattattgaaacAATCAGCTTCGTCATAGCTCTTTGGGGcatcttcttgttcttgagcaTTACCAACAAGTATCAGATGGGGAATAACAAGCATTTCCGCAAGAAGGCTCTCTTGTTCCGATTATTATTGGTGCTCATCAACGTTCAAGGGGTCGTGATTGACATCCTAGCCGCACTAAACATCATTCGATGTAACGAAAACATGAGCCGAATAGCGATGGCGGCCATGATCAAGGATTCATGTGCCGTCTTTGAGGTGTTCATTTTGGgaaacttgaattttttaCTGAATATGGTGGACTTTCCGTTTGAAATCTTGGAATCTTGGTCGAAGGGAGTGCATCAAGTGCTGTATGATAAGGAAGCTGCTAAATAA
- the LOC131877039 gene encoding tyrosine-protein kinase Btk29A-like isoform X1, which produces MGKIIQDQPANSTLASATNESQEGSQQLGGTDEVVKKSWMTKRSQLKSRFSFSNYKDRWFVLTRTTLAYYDGADSMKKKQKGRIQLKDVRLIEKVSLRDESKSHSFQIGYKENGQSYFLYIQAKSDSERDEWIQLIRNLCRSNPSLADKFHPTQYANGRWTCCGEASRYGGTGGCEHITWTARQTKSDPVPPLPVTAIAPLAAQQNLVVEEPPALPLPVPVPLPPNAKIVTAVYPFTAIEQGELTLVKGEDYAVLDDSQDHWWQVQNARGEVGFIPSNYVKEKDALGLQNYDWYVSDMSRQRAEHLLKSEDKEGCFVVRNSSTRGLYTLSLYTRIPHSQDRQSTRISLHDSVNGSFSKWRVMFGLVKHYHIKSGSQGFFLSEKHACASIPELMEYHSFNAGGLACRLKCPPGRSIPATAGLSHGKWEIDPTELTLLEELGSGQFGVVRKGKWKGTIDVAVKMMKEGSMSEDDFIEEAQVMTKLQHVNLVQLYGVCSKNRPIFIITEYMKHGSLLQYLRKLKAALITDVGSLLDIVVQVCRGMAYLERHNYIHRDLAARNCLVGSENVVKVADFGLARYVIDDQYTSNGGAKFPIKWSPPEVLNYTRFSSKSDVWAFGVLCWEVFTCGDMPYGRTKNPEVVERVQRGLILSKPASCPYDVYETMRLCWAANPDDRPAFRTLKEDMFGIIQAHQMD; this is translated from the exons ATGGGTAAAATCATTCAGGACCAACCGGCCAACAGTACTCTAGCCTCGGCCACCAATGAGTCCCAAGAGGGGAGTCAGCAGTTGGGTGGCACTGATGAGGTGGTCAAGAAGAGCTGGATGACCAAGCGATCCCAACTCAAATCGAGGTTCTCCTTCTCCAACTACAAGGACCGATGGTTCGTGCTCACCCGAACCACCCTCGCCTATTACGATGGAGCGGATTccatgaagaagaagcaaaagggCAGGATCCAGCTGAAAGACGTGCGGCTAATAGAAAAAGTGTCCTTAAGGGACGAATCCAAATCCCACTCGTTCCAGATTGGCTACAAGGAAAACGGCCAGAGCTACTTCCTCTACATTCAAGCCAAATCGGACAGCGAGAGGGACGAATGGATTCAACTGATCCGCAATTTGTGCCGTAGCAATCCATCCCTAGCCGACAAATTCCATCCCACGCAATATGCCAATGGTCGATGGACCTGTTGTGGGGAGGCGTCTCGTTACGGTGGAACTGGCGGTTGCGAACACATCACGTGGACGGCACGTCAAACCAAATCGGACCCAGTGCCTCCTCTACCAGTTACCGCTATTGCACCCCTTGCAGCACAACAAAATCTGGTCGTAGAAGAGCCCCCAGCCTTACCCCTTCCAGTTCCTGTTCCGTTACCGCCCAATGCGAAAATTGTCACCGCTGTGTACCCTTTCACTGCCATAGAACAGGGGGAACTGACTCTGGTCAAAGGTGAAGATTACGCCGTCCTTGATGACAGTCAAGACCATTGGTGGCAAGTGCAAAACGCCCGAGGTGAAGTGGGCTTTATCCCGTCAAATtatgtcaaagaaaaagatgcCCTGGGCCTTCAAAACTATGATTG GTATGTGTCAGATATGTCCAGGCAACGGGCAGAACATCTCTTGAAAAGCGAGGATAAAGAGGGATGTTTTGTGGTGCGAAACTCATCTACAAGAGGTCTTTACACTCTTTCTCTGTACACAAGGATACCTCATTCTCAG GATCGACAAAGCACTCGAATATCACTCCATGATAGCGTGAATGGGAGCTTCTCGAAATGGCGAGTCATGTTCGGATTA GTCAAACATTATCACATCAAGAGCGGCAGCCAGGGATTCTTCCTGTCGGAGAAGCATGCCTGTGCGAGTATTCCTGAGCTAATGGAATATCACTCATTCAATGCGGGAGGATTGGCTTGTCGTCTCAAGTGTCCCCCGGGGCGTTCCATTCCCGCCACTGCCGGGCTTTCTCACGGAAAGTGGGAAATCGACCCCACGGAACTGACTTTGTTGGAGGAGCTTGGCTCCGGACAGTTTGGCGTGGTTCGCAAGGGAAAGTGGAAAGGCACTATTGAT GTTGCtgtgaaaatgatgaaagaagGCAGCATGTCTGAAGACGATTTCATTGAAGAGGCCCAAGTTATGACCAAACTGCAACACGTGAACTTGGTGCAGCTCTATGGAGTGTGTTCCAAAAATCGcccaattttcatcatcacaGAGTACATGAAG CATGGGAGCCTGCTACAATATTTAAGGAAATTGAAGGCCGCCCTGATAACGGACGTTGGTTCTTTGTTGGATATTgttgtccaagtctgtcgTGGCATGGCTTATCTAGAGAGGCATAATTATATTCACCGTGACTTGGCAGCACGCAACTGCTTGGTTGGATCCGAAAACGTGGTCAAG GTCGCTGATTTTGGTCTGGCTCGATATGTGATTGACGACCAATATACCTCGAATGGTGGAGCCAAGTTTCCAATAAAATGGTCCCCACCAGAAGTGCTCAATTATACCCGGTTTTCATCAAAGTCCGATGTCTGGGCCTTTGGTGTACTCTGTTGGGAAGTATTTACCTGTGGAGACATGCCCTATGGGCGTACCAAGAACCCTGAGGTGGTCGAACGTGTGCAAAGAGGCCTGATCCTGTCCAAACCGGCGTCGTGTCCTTATGATGTTTATGAA ACAATGAGATTGTGTTGGGCAGCCAATCCGGATGATCGGCCGGCTTTTCGAACGTTAAAAGAGGACATGTTTGGCATCATTCAGGCGCATCAAATGGACTAA
- the LOC131877039 gene encoding tyrosine-protein kinase Btk29A-like isoform X2, with amino-acid sequence MGKIIQDQPANSTLASATNESQEGSQQLGGTDEVVKKSWMTKRSQLKSRFSFSNYKDRWFVLTRTTLAYYDGADSMKKKQKGRIQLKDVRLIEKVSLRDESKSHSFQIGYKENGQSYFLYIQAKSDSERDEWIQLIRNLCRSNPSLADKFHPTQYANGRWTCCGEASRYGGTGGCEHITWTARQTKSDPVPPLPVTAIAPLAAQQNLVVEEPPALPLPVPVPLPPNAKIVTAVYPFTAIEQGELTLVKGEDYAVLDDSQDHWWQVQNARGEVGFIPSNYVKEKDALGLQNYDWYVSDMSRQRAEHLLKSEDKEGCFVVRNSSTRGLYTLSLYTRIPHSQVKHYHIKSGSQGFFLSEKHACASIPELMEYHSFNAGGLACRLKCPPGRSIPATAGLSHGKWEIDPTELTLLEELGSGQFGVVRKGKWKGTIDVAVKMMKEGSMSEDDFIEEAQVMTKLQHVNLVQLYGVCSKNRPIFIITEYMKHGSLLQYLRKLKAALITDVGSLLDIVVQVCRGMAYLERHNYIHRDLAARNCLVGSENVVKVADFGLARYVIDDQYTSNGGAKFPIKWSPPEVLNYTRFSSKSDVWAFGVLCWEVFTCGDMPYGRTKNPEVVERVQRGLILSKPASCPYDVYETMRLCWAANPDDRPAFRTLKEDMFGIIQAHQMD; translated from the exons ATGGGTAAAATCATTCAGGACCAACCGGCCAACAGTACTCTAGCCTCGGCCACCAATGAGTCCCAAGAGGGGAGTCAGCAGTTGGGTGGCACTGATGAGGTGGTCAAGAAGAGCTGGATGACCAAGCGATCCCAACTCAAATCGAGGTTCTCCTTCTCCAACTACAAGGACCGATGGTTCGTGCTCACCCGAACCACCCTCGCCTATTACGATGGAGCGGATTccatgaagaagaagcaaaagggCAGGATCCAGCTGAAAGACGTGCGGCTAATAGAAAAAGTGTCCTTAAGGGACGAATCCAAATCCCACTCGTTCCAGATTGGCTACAAGGAAAACGGCCAGAGCTACTTCCTCTACATTCAAGCCAAATCGGACAGCGAGAGGGACGAATGGATTCAACTGATCCGCAATTTGTGCCGTAGCAATCCATCCCTAGCCGACAAATTCCATCCCACGCAATATGCCAATGGTCGATGGACCTGTTGTGGGGAGGCGTCTCGTTACGGTGGAACTGGCGGTTGCGAACACATCACGTGGACGGCACGTCAAACCAAATCGGACCCAGTGCCTCCTCTACCAGTTACCGCTATTGCACCCCTTGCAGCACAACAAAATCTGGTCGTAGAAGAGCCCCCAGCCTTACCCCTTCCAGTTCCTGTTCCGTTACCGCCCAATGCGAAAATTGTCACCGCTGTGTACCCTTTCACTGCCATAGAACAGGGGGAACTGACTCTGGTCAAAGGTGAAGATTACGCCGTCCTTGATGACAGTCAAGACCATTGGTGGCAAGTGCAAAACGCCCGAGGTGAAGTGGGCTTTATCCCGTCAAATtatgtcaaagaaaaagatgcCCTGGGCCTTCAAAACTATGATTG GTATGTGTCAGATATGTCCAGGCAACGGGCAGAACATCTCTTGAAAAGCGAGGATAAAGAGGGATGTTTTGTGGTGCGAAACTCATCTACAAGAGGTCTTTACACTCTTTCTCTGTACACAAGGATACCTCATTCTCAG GTCAAACATTATCACATCAAGAGCGGCAGCCAGGGATTCTTCCTGTCGGAGAAGCATGCCTGTGCGAGTATTCCTGAGCTAATGGAATATCACTCATTCAATGCGGGAGGATTGGCTTGTCGTCTCAAGTGTCCCCCGGGGCGTTCCATTCCCGCCACTGCCGGGCTTTCTCACGGAAAGTGGGAAATCGACCCCACGGAACTGACTTTGTTGGAGGAGCTTGGCTCCGGACAGTTTGGCGTGGTTCGCAAGGGAAAGTGGAAAGGCACTATTGAT GTTGCtgtgaaaatgatgaaagaagGCAGCATGTCTGAAGACGATTTCATTGAAGAGGCCCAAGTTATGACCAAACTGCAACACGTGAACTTGGTGCAGCTCTATGGAGTGTGTTCCAAAAATCGcccaattttcatcatcacaGAGTACATGAAG CATGGGAGCCTGCTACAATATTTAAGGAAATTGAAGGCCGCCCTGATAACGGACGTTGGTTCTTTGTTGGATATTgttgtccaagtctgtcgTGGCATGGCTTATCTAGAGAGGCATAATTATATTCACCGTGACTTGGCAGCACGCAACTGCTTGGTTGGATCCGAAAACGTGGTCAAG GTCGCTGATTTTGGTCTGGCTCGATATGTGATTGACGACCAATATACCTCGAATGGTGGAGCCAAGTTTCCAATAAAATGGTCCCCACCAGAAGTGCTCAATTATACCCGGTTTTCATCAAAGTCCGATGTCTGGGCCTTTGGTGTACTCTGTTGGGAAGTATTTACCTGTGGAGACATGCCCTATGGGCGTACCAAGAACCCTGAGGTGGTCGAACGTGTGCAAAGAGGCCTGATCCTGTCCAAACCGGCGTCGTGTCCTTATGATGTTTATGAA ACAATGAGATTGTGTTGGGCAGCCAATCCGGATGATCGGCCGGCTTTTCGAACGTTAAAAGAGGACATGTTTGGCATCATTCAGGCGCATCAAATGGACTAA